The proteins below come from a single Falco peregrinus isolate bFalPer1 chromosome Z, bFalPer1.pri, whole genome shotgun sequence genomic window:
- the GIN1 gene encoding gypsy retrotransposon integrase-like protein 1 isoform X3, whose protein sequence is MAEGKEGAPRAAPRRSRLTCAWCRPRPPGPLSVAMVRSGKNGGLHLKQIAYYKQTGEYHPTTLSSERSGIRRAAKKFVFKENELFYVGKDGKQMRLVIVSDEEKKKVLEKCHKNAAGSHHGISRTLTLVESNYYWTSVTNDVKQWVYACQHCQVTKNTTTTPSKIDPIKAEDPWTAVTIDLMGPFNVTNRSHNYIIIMTDLFTRWTVILPLHDTSAAEIAKAIINVFYLYGPPQKMPIDQGKELVYQINEELFALFGMKQIVLSYPQTDDANERTCKTIKAFINKYCTNHPNDWDEHLSAIAYAFNLTNLEPHQNTPYFQMFNRNPYVVEPMNICVEGEYSMFAKIFEATKKASQALEEQKTSDCQVEKNTSGEQNIRNKITVKRKPKQLSTLRLKVGHEVLRRRKNWWKDGRFQSEWVGPCVIEYITDNGCAILRDVTGSRLKRPIKMSHLKPYVRGSSEKDNRYFLQGAVVVDHDYIGLSERSYNPSQQETVAEGEINAYTRDVMPAIQMLPAACKDQESTDGKHHSELTEDHCIESDTAKSEQWSSPCWTLQTKMEDT, encoded by the exons ATGgcggaggggaaggagggagcgCCGCGAGCAGCACCGAGGAGAAGCCGCCTCACCTGCGCCTGGtgccgcccgcgcccccccggACCATTAAG TGTAGCAATGGTCCGTAGTGGAAAAAATGGTGGGCTCCACCTGAAGCAGATTGCCTACTACAAGCAAACAGGGGAGTATCATCCCACAACATTATCAAGTGAAAGAAGTGGAATCAGGAGAGCAGccaaaaaatttgttttcaaag aaaatgaattGTTCTATGTTGGAAAAGACGGGAAACAAATGCGCCTGGTAATTGTTTCagatgaagagaagaaaaaggtactTGAGAAGTGCCACAAGAATGCTGCTGGCAGTCATCATGGCATATCAAGAACGCTGACTTTAGTGGAATCTAATTACTACTGGACCTCTGTAACAAATGATGTCAAGCAGTGG GTGTATGCTTGCCAGCATTGCCAAGTGACAAAGAATACAACCACCACACCATCCAAAATAGACCCTATCAAAGCAGAGGACCCATGGACAGCTGTCACTATAGATCTAATGGGACCTTTTAATGTTACCAACAGAAGCCACAACTACATCATAATTATGACAGACTTGTTTACAAGATGGACTGTTATCTTGCCGCTGCACGacacttcagcagctgaaattgCAAAGGCAATCATAAATGTGTTTTACTTATATGGGCCACCTCAAAAAATGCCTATTGATCAAGGGAAGGAGCTTGTTTATCAG ataaaTGAAGAGCTGTTTGCACTGTTTGGAATGAAACAAATTGTGTTGTCTTATCCTCAGACAGATGATGCAAATGAAAGAACGTGTAAGACAATCAAAGCTTTTATTAACAAATACTGCACCAACCATCCAAATGACTGGGATGAACATTTGTCTGCTATTGCCTATGCTTTCAATTTGACAAATTTG GAGCCACATCAAAACACCCCATATTTCCAAATGTTTAATCGCAACCCATATGTTGTTGAGCCAATGAATATATGTGTGGAAGGAGAATACAGTATGTTTGCCAAAATATTTGAAGCAACTAAAAAAGCTagtcaagcactggaagaacaaaaaacctCAGATTGCCAG GTGGAGAAAAACACTTCAGGTGAGCAaaatattagaaacaaaatcacTGTCAAAAGGAAGCCAAAGCAATTAAGTACCCTTCGACTTAAAGTTGGTCATGAAGTCCTCAGGCGAAGAAAAAACTGGTGGAAAGATGGTCGTTTCCAGTCAGAATGGGTTGGTCCTTGTGTTATAGAATATATCACAGATAATGGCTGTGCAATATTAAGAGATGTCACAGGATCCAGGTTGAAAAGACCCATCAAGATGTCTCACCTTAAGCCATATGTAAGAGGGTCCAGTGAAAAag acaATCGGTACTTTTTACAAGGTGCAGTAGTTGTTGACCATGACTATATTGGCTTATCTGAAAGATCCTATAATCCAAGTCAACAAGAGACCGTTGCTGAAGGCGAAATAAATGCCTACACAAGAGATGTCATGCCTGCTATACAAATGCTACCTGCAGCCTGCAAAGACCAAGAATCAACAGATGGTAAACATCATTCTGAGCTGACAGAGGATCATTGCATTGAATCGGACACTGCAAAGTCAGAGCAATGGTCTTCACCTTGCTGGACACTTCAGACCAAGATGGAGGATACTTAA
- the GIN1 gene encoding gypsy retrotransposon integrase-like protein 1 isoform X2: MREACALGSGDSGLPLPACPARAGGGGLGVGRERDWGPWRGGGAAPVHAEGGRDSYPGGDASGSVAMVRSGKNGGLHLKQIAYYKQTGEYHPTTLSSERSGIRRAAKKFVFKENELFYVGKDGKQMRLVIVSDEEKKKVLEKCHKNAAGSHHGISRTLTLVESNYYWTSVTNDVKQWVYACQHCQVTKNTTTTPSKIDPIKAEDPWTAVTIDLMGPFNVTNRSHNYIIIMTDLFTRWTVILPLHDTSAAEIAKAIINVFYLYGPPQKMPIDQGKELVYQTDDANERTCKTIKAFINKYCTNHPNDWDEHLSAIAYAFNLTNLEPHQNTPYFQMFNRNPYVVEPMNICVEGEYSMFAKIFEATKKASQALEEQKTSDCQVEKNTSGEQNIRNKITVKRKPKQLSTLRLKVGHEVLRRRKNWWKDGRFQSEWVGPCVIEYITDNGCAILRDVTGSRLKRPIKMSHLKPYVRGSSEKDNRYFLQGAVVVDHDYIGLSERSYNPSQQETVAEGEINAYTRDVMPAIQMLPAACKDQESTDGKHHSELTEDHCIESDTAKSEQWSSPCWTLQTKMEDT; the protein is encoded by the exons ATGCGTGAGGCCTGCGCGCTGGGCAGCGGCGACTCGGGACTACCGCTCCCAGCGTGCCCTGCGCGGGCCGGGGGTGGCGGGCTTGGCGTCGGGCGGGAGCGGGACTGGGGGCCTTGGCGCGGTGGCGGCGCCGCGCCGGTGCATGCTGAGGGCGGGCGGGACTCCTACCCTGGAGGAGACGCTTCTGGGAG TGTAGCAATGGTCCGTAGTGGAAAAAATGGTGGGCTCCACCTGAAGCAGATTGCCTACTACAAGCAAACAGGGGAGTATCATCCCACAACATTATCAAGTGAAAGAAGTGGAATCAGGAGAGCAGccaaaaaatttgttttcaaag aaaatgaattGTTCTATGTTGGAAAAGACGGGAAACAAATGCGCCTGGTAATTGTTTCagatgaagagaagaaaaaggtactTGAGAAGTGCCACAAGAATGCTGCTGGCAGTCATCATGGCATATCAAGAACGCTGACTTTAGTGGAATCTAATTACTACTGGACCTCTGTAACAAATGATGTCAAGCAGTGG GTGTATGCTTGCCAGCATTGCCAAGTGACAAAGAATACAACCACCACACCATCCAAAATAGACCCTATCAAAGCAGAGGACCCATGGACAGCTGTCACTATAGATCTAATGGGACCTTTTAATGTTACCAACAGAAGCCACAACTACATCATAATTATGACAGACTTGTTTACAAGATGGACTGTTATCTTGCCGCTGCACGacacttcagcagctgaaattgCAAAGGCAATCATAAATGTGTTTTACTTATATGGGCCACCTCAAAAAATGCCTATTGATCAAGGGAAGGAGCTTGTTTATCAG ACAGATGATGCAAATGAAAGAACGTGTAAGACAATCAAAGCTTTTATTAACAAATACTGCACCAACCATCCAAATGACTGGGATGAACATTTGTCTGCTATTGCCTATGCTTTCAATTTGACAAATTTG GAGCCACATCAAAACACCCCATATTTCCAAATGTTTAATCGCAACCCATATGTTGTTGAGCCAATGAATATATGTGTGGAAGGAGAATACAGTATGTTTGCCAAAATATTTGAAGCAACTAAAAAAGCTagtcaagcactggaagaacaaaaaacctCAGATTGCCAG GTGGAGAAAAACACTTCAGGTGAGCAaaatattagaaacaaaatcacTGTCAAAAGGAAGCCAAAGCAATTAAGTACCCTTCGACTTAAAGTTGGTCATGAAGTCCTCAGGCGAAGAAAAAACTGGTGGAAAGATGGTCGTTTCCAGTCAGAATGGGTTGGTCCTTGTGTTATAGAATATATCACAGATAATGGCTGTGCAATATTAAGAGATGTCACAGGATCCAGGTTGAAAAGACCCATCAAGATGTCTCACCTTAAGCCATATGTAAGAGGGTCCAGTGAAAAag acaATCGGTACTTTTTACAAGGTGCAGTAGTTGTTGACCATGACTATATTGGCTTATCTGAAAGATCCTATAATCCAAGTCAACAAGAGACCGTTGCTGAAGGCGAAATAAATGCCTACACAAGAGATGTCATGCCTGCTATACAAATGCTACCTGCAGCCTGCAAAGACCAAGAATCAACAGATGGTAAACATCATTCTGAGCTGACAGAGGATCATTGCATTGAATCGGACACTGCAAAGTCAGAGCAATGGTCTTCACCTTGCTGGACACTTCAGACCAAGATGGAGGATACTTAA
- the GIN1 gene encoding gypsy retrotransposon integrase-like protein 1 isoform X1: protein MREACALGSGDSGLPLPACPARAGGGGLGVGRERDWGPWRGGGAAPVHAEGGRDSYPGGDASGSVAMVRSGKNGGLHLKQIAYYKQTGEYHPTTLSSERSGIRRAAKKFVFKENELFYVGKDGKQMRLVIVSDEEKKKVLEKCHKNAAGSHHGISRTLTLVESNYYWTSVTNDVKQWVYACQHCQVTKNTTTTPSKIDPIKAEDPWTAVTIDLMGPFNVTNRSHNYIIIMTDLFTRWTVILPLHDTSAAEIAKAIINVFYLYGPPQKMPIDQGKELVYQINEELFALFGMKQIVLSYPQTDDANERTCKTIKAFINKYCTNHPNDWDEHLSAIAYAFNLTNLEPHQNTPYFQMFNRNPYVVEPMNICVEGEYSMFAKIFEATKKASQALEEQKTSDCQVEKNTSGEQNIRNKITVKRKPKQLSTLRLKVGHEVLRRRKNWWKDGRFQSEWVGPCVIEYITDNGCAILRDVTGSRLKRPIKMSHLKPYVRGSSEKDNRYFLQGAVVVDHDYIGLSERSYNPSQQETVAEGEINAYTRDVMPAIQMLPAACKDQESTDGKHHSELTEDHCIESDTAKSEQWSSPCWTLQTKMEDT from the exons ATGCGTGAGGCCTGCGCGCTGGGCAGCGGCGACTCGGGACTACCGCTCCCAGCGTGCCCTGCGCGGGCCGGGGGTGGCGGGCTTGGCGTCGGGCGGGAGCGGGACTGGGGGCCTTGGCGCGGTGGCGGCGCCGCGCCGGTGCATGCTGAGGGCGGGCGGGACTCCTACCCTGGAGGAGACGCTTCTGGGAG TGTAGCAATGGTCCGTAGTGGAAAAAATGGTGGGCTCCACCTGAAGCAGATTGCCTACTACAAGCAAACAGGGGAGTATCATCCCACAACATTATCAAGTGAAAGAAGTGGAATCAGGAGAGCAGccaaaaaatttgttttcaaag aaaatgaattGTTCTATGTTGGAAAAGACGGGAAACAAATGCGCCTGGTAATTGTTTCagatgaagagaagaaaaaggtactTGAGAAGTGCCACAAGAATGCTGCTGGCAGTCATCATGGCATATCAAGAACGCTGACTTTAGTGGAATCTAATTACTACTGGACCTCTGTAACAAATGATGTCAAGCAGTGG GTGTATGCTTGCCAGCATTGCCAAGTGACAAAGAATACAACCACCACACCATCCAAAATAGACCCTATCAAAGCAGAGGACCCATGGACAGCTGTCACTATAGATCTAATGGGACCTTTTAATGTTACCAACAGAAGCCACAACTACATCATAATTATGACAGACTTGTTTACAAGATGGACTGTTATCTTGCCGCTGCACGacacttcagcagctgaaattgCAAAGGCAATCATAAATGTGTTTTACTTATATGGGCCACCTCAAAAAATGCCTATTGATCAAGGGAAGGAGCTTGTTTATCAG ataaaTGAAGAGCTGTTTGCACTGTTTGGAATGAAACAAATTGTGTTGTCTTATCCTCAGACAGATGATGCAAATGAAAGAACGTGTAAGACAATCAAAGCTTTTATTAACAAATACTGCACCAACCATCCAAATGACTGGGATGAACATTTGTCTGCTATTGCCTATGCTTTCAATTTGACAAATTTG GAGCCACATCAAAACACCCCATATTTCCAAATGTTTAATCGCAACCCATATGTTGTTGAGCCAATGAATATATGTGTGGAAGGAGAATACAGTATGTTTGCCAAAATATTTGAAGCAACTAAAAAAGCTagtcaagcactggaagaacaaaaaacctCAGATTGCCAG GTGGAGAAAAACACTTCAGGTGAGCAaaatattagaaacaaaatcacTGTCAAAAGGAAGCCAAAGCAATTAAGTACCCTTCGACTTAAAGTTGGTCATGAAGTCCTCAGGCGAAGAAAAAACTGGTGGAAAGATGGTCGTTTCCAGTCAGAATGGGTTGGTCCTTGTGTTATAGAATATATCACAGATAATGGCTGTGCAATATTAAGAGATGTCACAGGATCCAGGTTGAAAAGACCCATCAAGATGTCTCACCTTAAGCCATATGTAAGAGGGTCCAGTGAAAAag acaATCGGTACTTTTTACAAGGTGCAGTAGTTGTTGACCATGACTATATTGGCTTATCTGAAAGATCCTATAATCCAAGTCAACAAGAGACCGTTGCTGAAGGCGAAATAAATGCCTACACAAGAGATGTCATGCCTGCTATACAAATGCTACCTGCAGCCTGCAAAGACCAAGAATCAACAGATGGTAAACATCATTCTGAGCTGACAGAGGATCATTGCATTGAATCGGACACTGCAAAGTCAGAGCAATGGTCTTCACCTTGCTGGACACTTCAGACCAAGATGGAGGATACTTAA
- the GIN1 gene encoding gypsy retrotransposon integrase-like protein 1 isoform X4 — protein MLRAGGTPTLEETLLGAMVRSGKNGGLHLKQIAYYKQTGEYHPTTLSSERSGIRRAAKKFVFKENELFYVGKDGKQMRLVIVSDEEKKKVLEKCHKNAAGSHHGISRTLTLVESNYYWTSVTNDVKQWVYACQHCQVTKNTTTTPSKIDPIKAEDPWTAVTIDLMGPFNVTNRSHNYIIIMTDLFTRWTVILPLHDTSAAEIAKAIINVFYLYGPPQKMPIDQGKELVYQINEELFALFGMKQIVLSYPQTDDANERTCKTIKAFINKYCTNHPNDWDEHLSAIAYAFNLTNLEPHQNTPYFQMFNRNPYVVEPMNICVEGEYSMFAKIFEATKKASQALEEQKTSDCQVEKNTSGEQNIRNKITVKRKPKQLSTLRLKVGHEVLRRRKNWWKDGRFQSEWVGPCVIEYITDNGCAILRDVTGSRLKRPIKMSHLKPYVRGSSEKDNRYFLQGAVVVDHDYIGLSERSYNPSQQETVAEGEINAYTRDVMPAIQMLPAACKDQESTDGKHHSELTEDHCIESDTAKSEQWSSPCWTLQTKMEDT, from the exons ATGCTGAGGGCGGGCGGGACTCCTACCCTGGAGGAGACGCTTCTGGGAG CAATGGTCCGTAGTGGAAAAAATGGTGGGCTCCACCTGAAGCAGATTGCCTACTACAAGCAAACAGGGGAGTATCATCCCACAACATTATCAAGTGAAAGAAGTGGAATCAGGAGAGCAGccaaaaaatttgttttcaaag aaaatgaattGTTCTATGTTGGAAAAGACGGGAAACAAATGCGCCTGGTAATTGTTTCagatgaagagaagaaaaaggtactTGAGAAGTGCCACAAGAATGCTGCTGGCAGTCATCATGGCATATCAAGAACGCTGACTTTAGTGGAATCTAATTACTACTGGACCTCTGTAACAAATGATGTCAAGCAGTGG GTGTATGCTTGCCAGCATTGCCAAGTGACAAAGAATACAACCACCACACCATCCAAAATAGACCCTATCAAAGCAGAGGACCCATGGACAGCTGTCACTATAGATCTAATGGGACCTTTTAATGTTACCAACAGAAGCCACAACTACATCATAATTATGACAGACTTGTTTACAAGATGGACTGTTATCTTGCCGCTGCACGacacttcagcagctgaaattgCAAAGGCAATCATAAATGTGTTTTACTTATATGGGCCACCTCAAAAAATGCCTATTGATCAAGGGAAGGAGCTTGTTTATCAG ataaaTGAAGAGCTGTTTGCACTGTTTGGAATGAAACAAATTGTGTTGTCTTATCCTCAGACAGATGATGCAAATGAAAGAACGTGTAAGACAATCAAAGCTTTTATTAACAAATACTGCACCAACCATCCAAATGACTGGGATGAACATTTGTCTGCTATTGCCTATGCTTTCAATTTGACAAATTTG GAGCCACATCAAAACACCCCATATTTCCAAATGTTTAATCGCAACCCATATGTTGTTGAGCCAATGAATATATGTGTGGAAGGAGAATACAGTATGTTTGCCAAAATATTTGAAGCAACTAAAAAAGCTagtcaagcactggaagaacaaaaaacctCAGATTGCCAG GTGGAGAAAAACACTTCAGGTGAGCAaaatattagaaacaaaatcacTGTCAAAAGGAAGCCAAAGCAATTAAGTACCCTTCGACTTAAAGTTGGTCATGAAGTCCTCAGGCGAAGAAAAAACTGGTGGAAAGATGGTCGTTTCCAGTCAGAATGGGTTGGTCCTTGTGTTATAGAATATATCACAGATAATGGCTGTGCAATATTAAGAGATGTCACAGGATCCAGGTTGAAAAGACCCATCAAGATGTCTCACCTTAAGCCATATGTAAGAGGGTCCAGTGAAAAag acaATCGGTACTTTTTACAAGGTGCAGTAGTTGTTGACCATGACTATATTGGCTTATCTGAAAGATCCTATAATCCAAGTCAACAAGAGACCGTTGCTGAAGGCGAAATAAATGCCTACACAAGAGATGTCATGCCTGCTATACAAATGCTACCTGCAGCCTGCAAAGACCAAGAATCAACAGATGGTAAACATCATTCTGAGCTGACAGAGGATCATTGCATTGAATCGGACACTGCAAAGTCAGAGCAATGGTCTTCACCTTGCTGGACACTTCAGACCAAGATGGAGGATACTTAA
- the GIN1 gene encoding gypsy retrotransposon integrase-like protein 1 isoform X5 codes for MVRSGKNGGLHLKQIAYYKQTGEYHPTTLSSERSGIRRAAKKFVFKENELFYVGKDGKQMRLVIVSDEEKKKVLEKCHKNAAGSHHGISRTLTLVESNYYWTSVTNDVKQWVYACQHCQVTKNTTTTPSKIDPIKAEDPWTAVTIDLMGPFNVTNRSHNYIIIMTDLFTRWTVILPLHDTSAAEIAKAIINVFYLYGPPQKMPIDQGKELVYQINEELFALFGMKQIVLSYPQTDDANERTCKTIKAFINKYCTNHPNDWDEHLSAIAYAFNLTNLEPHQNTPYFQMFNRNPYVVEPMNICVEGEYSMFAKIFEATKKASQALEEQKTSDCQVEKNTSGEQNIRNKITVKRKPKQLSTLRLKVGHEVLRRRKNWWKDGRFQSEWVGPCVIEYITDNGCAILRDVTGSRLKRPIKMSHLKPYVRGSSEKDNRYFLQGAVVVDHDYIGLSERSYNPSQQETVAEGEINAYTRDVMPAIQMLPAACKDQESTDGKHHSELTEDHCIESDTAKSEQWSSPCWTLQTKMEDT; via the exons ATGGTCCGTAGTGGAAAAAATGGTGGGCTCCACCTGAAGCAGATTGCCTACTACAAGCAAACAGGGGAGTATCATCCCACAACATTATCAAGTGAAAGAAGTGGAATCAGGAGAGCAGccaaaaaatttgttttcaaag aaaatgaattGTTCTATGTTGGAAAAGACGGGAAACAAATGCGCCTGGTAATTGTTTCagatgaagagaagaaaaaggtactTGAGAAGTGCCACAAGAATGCTGCTGGCAGTCATCATGGCATATCAAGAACGCTGACTTTAGTGGAATCTAATTACTACTGGACCTCTGTAACAAATGATGTCAAGCAGTGG GTGTATGCTTGCCAGCATTGCCAAGTGACAAAGAATACAACCACCACACCATCCAAAATAGACCCTATCAAAGCAGAGGACCCATGGACAGCTGTCACTATAGATCTAATGGGACCTTTTAATGTTACCAACAGAAGCCACAACTACATCATAATTATGACAGACTTGTTTACAAGATGGACTGTTATCTTGCCGCTGCACGacacttcagcagctgaaattgCAAAGGCAATCATAAATGTGTTTTACTTATATGGGCCACCTCAAAAAATGCCTATTGATCAAGGGAAGGAGCTTGTTTATCAG ataaaTGAAGAGCTGTTTGCACTGTTTGGAATGAAACAAATTGTGTTGTCTTATCCTCAGACAGATGATGCAAATGAAAGAACGTGTAAGACAATCAAAGCTTTTATTAACAAATACTGCACCAACCATCCAAATGACTGGGATGAACATTTGTCTGCTATTGCCTATGCTTTCAATTTGACAAATTTG GAGCCACATCAAAACACCCCATATTTCCAAATGTTTAATCGCAACCCATATGTTGTTGAGCCAATGAATATATGTGTGGAAGGAGAATACAGTATGTTTGCCAAAATATTTGAAGCAACTAAAAAAGCTagtcaagcactggaagaacaaaaaacctCAGATTGCCAG GTGGAGAAAAACACTTCAGGTGAGCAaaatattagaaacaaaatcacTGTCAAAAGGAAGCCAAAGCAATTAAGTACCCTTCGACTTAAAGTTGGTCATGAAGTCCTCAGGCGAAGAAAAAACTGGTGGAAAGATGGTCGTTTCCAGTCAGAATGGGTTGGTCCTTGTGTTATAGAATATATCACAGATAATGGCTGTGCAATATTAAGAGATGTCACAGGATCCAGGTTGAAAAGACCCATCAAGATGTCTCACCTTAAGCCATATGTAAGAGGGTCCAGTGAAAAag acaATCGGTACTTTTTACAAGGTGCAGTAGTTGTTGACCATGACTATATTGGCTTATCTGAAAGATCCTATAATCCAAGTCAACAAGAGACCGTTGCTGAAGGCGAAATAAATGCCTACACAAGAGATGTCATGCCTGCTATACAAATGCTACCTGCAGCCTGCAAAGACCAAGAATCAACAGATGGTAAACATCATTCTGAGCTGACAGAGGATCATTGCATTGAATCGGACACTGCAAAGTCAGAGCAATGGTCTTCACCTTGCTGGACACTTCAGACCAAGATGGAGGATACTTAA